From a single Sander vitreus isolate 19-12246 chromosome 4, sanVit1, whole genome shotgun sequence genomic region:
- the prkag1 gene encoding 5'-AMP-activated protein kinase subunit gamma-1 isoform X2, with product MKSHRCYDLVPTSSKLVVFDTSLQVKKAFFALVSNGVRAAPLWDSKKQCFVGMLTITDFINILHRYYKSPLVQIYELEEHKIETWRELYLQDSFKPLVSIPPNASLYDAVSSLLKNKIHRLPVIDPLTGNTLYILTHKRILKFLKLFISEMPKPSFLRQTLEDLNIGTFQNIAVVRTDTPLYTALGIFVEQRVSALPVVDDKGRVVDIYSKFDVINLAAEKTYNNLDVTVTKALQHRSQYFEGVLTCHRHETLEAIVNRLVEAEVHRLVVVDEQDVVKGIVSLSDILQALVLTDGEEGTA from the exons GTCAAGAAGGCGTTTTTTGCTCTTGTTTCAAATGGGGTAAGAGCGGCGCCCCTGTGGGACAGCAAGAAGCAGTGCTTTGTTG GTATGTTGACCATCACAGACTTTATTAACATCCTACATCGCTACTACAAATCTCCATTG GTTCAGATATATGAGTTGGAAGAACACAAAATTGAAACATGGAGAG AGTTGTACCTTCAAGACTCTTTTAAGCCCTTGGTTAGCATACCTCCCAATGCAAG TTTGTATGATGCAGTATCATCACTGCTGAAGAATAAGATCCACAGACTGCCTGTAATCGACCCCCTGACTGGGAACACACTCTATATTCTCACACACAAGAGGATTCTCAAGTTCCTGAAGCTTTTT ATATCGGAGATGCCAAAACCCTCATTCTTGAGACAAACCTTAGAGGACCTGAACATCGGAACATTCCAGAACATAGCAGTGGTCCGCACAGACACACCGCTGTACACGGCGCTGGGTATTTTTGTTGAGCAGCGAGTGTCGGCGCTCCCCGTTGTGGATGACAAAG GTCGAGTGGTGGATATCTACTCAAAATTTGATGTTATA AACCTGGCAGCAGAGAAGACGTACAACAACCTGGATGTGACGGTGACCAAAGCCTTGCAGCACCGCTCTCAGTACTTTGAAGGAGTGCTGACCTGCCACAGGCACGAGACCCTGGAGGCCATCGTCAACAGACTTGTGGAGGCCGAG GTGcacaggctggtggtggtggatgAGCAGGATGTGGTGAAGGGAATTGTCTCCCTTTCAGATATTCTCCAGGCACTAGTGCTGACTGATGGAGAAGAGG GCACAGCTTGA